A DNA window from Castanea sativa cultivar Marrone di Chiusa Pesio chromosome 7, ASM4071231v1 contains the following coding sequences:
- the LOC142643791 gene encoding CDT1-like protein a, chloroplastic yields MELSSSSSSKSKKPIHSKHFNNSPDQLSSKTPDKQPTQRLLRNSSARRQIQSWPTSPEPHKSKKPTKLPEKYEILAQFFDSLDSSIRLLRLKGSSPSFTNICPKIECLTDRRFTHRHLAQLKFILRDAIEIKRVLVLDERTSCMKPDLHVSINVDAVENDGKLKSESGNMHLRKVLRSRLADFSKSSPEVDEIPEELLPEPFNRKELDVHSNMKTPNSSFPIKTSAVALTALQSAVSETCIRDDEIAEGTEQGLNSNINNSPNMSCSLGTSIEAHRKQQPVVASHLSRSFCKRFSQKVISHEVQNYPLNLSKTDLQSSVLPVPESPLNKSSCKEKICSAAGAPSPSKLLFESTSNEKYLAVHASPAHLPQSWPPATPRKEIDAMNNENGSPAEIANIHLTPAKHVLSPAVLMNVTPTLYPPKRCYMSPEDDSTSTPNKLIRRPLRSRSLKFDTPIKNGNIGDEMDDTGGVSVDNDVFNILPENILQSIIEKEGKAVEERNPAISRAKRRRQMIASLPKLFNMIHFLFQSIKRSVITKEELIHKIIASHCDIVDRREVEEQLNLLIELVPEWISEKLASGGDLLFCINKTSSPESLRARLEEAK; encoded by the exons ATGGagctttcatcttcatcttcatcgaAATCCAAGAAACCCATTCATTCAAAACACTTCAACAACTCACCCGACCAGCTGAGCTCCAAAACTCCAGATAAACAGCCCACACAGCGCTTGCTGCGCAACTCCTCCGCCAGAAGGCAGATCCAATCCTGGCCAACCTCCCCAGAGCCCCATAAGTCCAAGAAACCCACTAAGCTACCAGAAAa GTATGAGATTCTTGCTCAGTTTTTTGATAGCTTGGATAGTTCTATTCGGTTGTTGCGGTTGAAGGGTTCCTCACCCTCTTTTACCAATATTTGCCCGAAAATTGAGTGTTTAACTGAtag GAGGTTTACACACAGGCACTTGGCTCAATTGAAGTTTATTTTGCGCGATGCAATTGAGATAAAGAGGGTACTTGTGCTCGATGAGCGGACCAGCTGTATGAAGCCGGATCTCCATGTTTCCATCAACGTTGATGCAGTGGAAAATGATGGGAAGTTGAAATCTGAAAGCGGGAATATGCATTTGAGGAAGGTGTTAAGATCGCGGCTTGCGGATTTTTCAAAATCCTCTCCTGAG GTGGATGAAATTCCAGAGGAACTGCTGCCTGAACCATTCAATCGTAAAGAGCTAGACGTCCATTCGAACATGAAAACACCCAACTCATCATTTCCTATTAAGACATCAGCTGTTGCACTAACAGCTCTGCAATCAGCAGTATCAGAAACCTGCATTCGGGATGATGAAATCGCAGAAGGAACAGAACAAGGTCTGAATTCAAATATAAACAATTCTCCCAACATGTCATGTTCCCTCGGGACATCAATCGAAGCGCATAGAAAACAGCAACCAGTGGTAGCATCACATCTCTCTCGATCTTTTTGCAAGCGCTTTTCACAGAAAGTAATTAGCCATGAAGTACAGAACTATCCTCTAAACTTATCAAAGACTGATCTCCAATCTTCAGTTCTTCCAGTTCCAGAGTCACCACTTAACAAAAGTTCCTGCAAAGAGAAAATTTGTTCTGCTGCTGGTGCTCCATCCCCATCAAAACTGTTGTTTGAATCAACCAGCAATGAAAAATATCTAGCAGTTCATGCTTCCCCTGCTCATTTGCCACAATCTTGGCCACCAGCAACCCCAAGAAAAGAGATAGATGCCATGAATAATGAGAATGGTTCTCCTGCAGAAATTGCTAATATCCATTTGACTCCTGCAAAACATGTTCTCTCTCCAGCTGTGCTGATGAATGTCACGCCCACATTGTATCCACCAAAGAGATGTTATATGAGCCCAGAGGATGATTCCACTAGCACACCAAACAAGTTAATAAGGCGTCCACTCCGTTCAAGATCATTAAAATTTGACACTCCCATAAAGAATGGAAACATTGGTGATGAAATGGATGACACTGGAGGTGTTTCAGTTGATAATGATGTTTTTAATATTCTTCCTGAGAATATTTTGCAATCA ATAATAGAGAAAGAGGGGAAGGCAGTAGAAGAGAGAAATCCGGCGATCTCACGGGCAAAACGGAGGCGACAAATGATTGCTAGCCTGCCTAAGCTCTTCAACATGATTCACTTCTTATTTCAGTCTATTAAGCGGTCTGTTATCACAAAAGAGGAGCTTATACACAAGATAATTGCAAGCCATTGTGATATTGTTGACAGAA GAGAAGTTGAAGAGCAGCTAAACCTCTTAATAGAATTAGTTCCAGAATGGATTTCAGAAAAGTTGGCATCTGGAGGGGATTTGCTCTTCTG TATAAATAAAACGTCAAGTCCTGAGTCATTACGCGCACGGCTTGAAGAAGCAAAGTGA
- the LOC142643793 gene encoding ubiquitin-conjugating enzyme E2 10-like, protein MASKRILKELKDLQRDPPTSCSAGPVAEDMFHWQATIIGPNDSPYAGGVFLVTIHFPPDYPFKPPKVAFRTKVFHPNINSNGNICLDILKEQWSPALTISKVLLSICSLLTDPNPDDPLVPEIAHMCKTDKFKYESTARSWTQKYAMG, encoded by the exons ATGGCATCAAAGCGCATATTGAAGGAGCTCAAGGACTTGCAGAGAGATCCACCAACATCATGCAGTGCAG GTCCTGTGGCTGAAGATATGTTCCATTGGCAAGCTACCATCATTGGTCCAAATGATAGTCCTTATGCTGGTGGTGTTTTCCTTGTGACTATCCATTTCCCACCAGACTACCCTTTCAAACCCCCAAAG GTTGCCTTCAGGACCAAGGTGTTCCATCCAAACATAAATAGCAATGGGAATATCTGCTTGGACATACTCAAGGAACAATGGAGCCCAGCACTCACCATATCCAAG GTTTTACTCTCTATATGCTCCTTGCTGACTGACCCAAATCCAGATGATCCTCTTGTACCTGAAATTGCTCACATGTGCAAGACTGACAAGTTCAAATATGAGTCAACTGCTCGGAGCTGGACACAAAAGTATGCCATGGGCTAG